A region of Arabidopsis thaliana chromosome 5, partial sequence DNA encodes the following proteins:
- a CDS encoding RNA-binding protein-like RNA recognition motif protein (unknown protein; FUNCTIONS IN: molecular_function unknown; INVOLVED IN: biological_process unknown; LOCATED IN: cellular_component unknown; EXPRESSED IN: cultured cell; Has 16 Blast hits to 16 proteins in 8 species: Archae - 0; Bacteria - 0; Metazoa - 0; Fungi - 0; Plants - 16; Viruses - 0; Other Eukaryotes - 0 (source: NCBI BLink).), translating into MHGRLACGRPLVVRLASEKHLEDSSHDHSKRSLPEGNRTRFVNGSSSGQMSRDEKVTAIKNKLKALEEDEKRDPKKQKI; encoded by the coding sequence ATGCATGGGAGATTAGCTTGTGGTAGGCCTTTAGTGGTGCGTCTAGCTAGTGAGAAGCATCTAGAAGATTCCTCTCATGATCACTCCAAAAGATCATTACCAGAAGGAAACAGAACCAGATTTGTAAACGGGAGCAGCTCAGGACAAATGAGCCGAGACGAAAAAGTAACTGCCATTAAGAACAAACTCAAAGCtttggaagaagatgagaaacgTGATCccaagaaacagaaaatttaa
- the USP gene encoding UDP-sugar pyrophosphorylase (UDP-sugar pyrophosphorylase (USP); FUNCTIONS IN: in 6 functions; INVOLVED IN: in 6 processes; LOCATED IN: endomembrane system; EXPRESSED IN: 30 plant structures; EXPRESSED DURING: 16 growth stages; CONTAINS InterPro DOMAIN/s: UTP--glucose-1-phosphate uridylyltransferase (InterPro:IPR002618); BEST Arabidopsis thaliana protein match is: N-acetylglucosamine-1-phosphate uridylyltransferase 1 (TAIR:AT1G31070.2); Has 30201 Blast hits to 17322 proteins in 780 species: Archae - 12; Bacteria - 1396; Metazoa - 17338; Fungi - 3422; Plants - 5037; Viruses - 0; Other Eukaryotes - 2996 (source: NCBI BLink).), with protein sequence MASTVDSNFFSSVPALHSNLGLLSPDQIELAKILLENGQSHLFQQWPELGVDDKEKLAFFDQIARLNSSYPGGLAAYIKTAKELLADSKVGKNPYDGFSPSVPSGENLTFGTDNFIEMEKRGVVEARNAAFVLVAGGLGERLGYNGIKVALPRETTTGTCFLQHYIESILALQEASNKIDSDGSERDIPFIIMTSDDTHSRTLDLLELNSYFGMKPTQVHLLKQEKVACLDDNDARLALDPHNKYSIQTKPHGHGDVHSLLYSSGLLHKWLEAGLKWVLFFQDTNGLLFNAIPASLGVSATKQYHVNSLAVPRKAKEAIGGISKLTHVDGRSMVINVEYNQLDPLLRASGFPDGDVNCETGFSPFPGNINQLILELGPYKDELQKTGGAIKEFVNPKYKDSTKTAFKSSTRLECMMQDYPKTLPPTARVGFTVMDIWLAYAPVKNNPEDAAKVPKGNPYHSATSGEMAIYRANSLILQKAGVKVEEPVKQVLNGQEVEVWSRITWKPKWGMIFSDIKKKVSGNCEVSQRSTMAIKGRNVFIKDLSLDGALIVDSIDDAEVKLGGLIKNNGWTMESVDYKDTSVPEEIRIRGFRFNKVEQLEKKLTQPGKFSVED encoded by the exons ATGGCTTCTACGGTTGATTCCAATTTCTTCTCATCCGTCCCAGCTCTTCACAGTAACCTCGGACTTTTGTCTCCTGATCAG ATCGAACTGGCGAAGATCTTATTAGAAAATGGTCAGAGTCATCTCTTCCAACAATGGCCTGAACTCGGTGTTGATGATAAAGAGAAGCTAGCTTTTTTCGATcag ATTGCTCGCTTAAATTCAAGCTATCCTGGAGGTTTAGCAGCATACATTAAGACTGCGAAAGAGCTTCTCGCTGATTCGAAAGTAGGGAAAAACCCATATGATGGTTTCTCTCCTTCT GTCCCTTCAGGAGAAAATCTCACTTTTGGTACTGACAACTTCATCGAAATGGAAAAAAGAGGTGTCGTCGAAGCTAGGAATGCTGCTTTTGTTCTGGTTGCTGGTGGTCTTGGCGAGCGTCTTGGTTACAATGGAATCAAG GTGGCACTTCCAAGGGAGACAACTACAGGGACATGCTTCTTGCAGCATTACATTGAATCTATATTGGCTCTTCAAGAAGCTAGCAACAAGATCGATTCTG ATGGAAGTGAGAGAGACATTCCTTTCATTATTATGACATCTGATGATACTCATTCACGTACACTGGACCTGTTAGAGTTAAACTCTTATTTTGGAATGAAACCTACTCAAGTACATCTTCTAAAACAG GAAAAAGTTGCATGTCTTGATGATAACGATGCCAGACTTGCATTAGACCCTCACAACAAATACAGTATCCAG ACAAAACCTCATGGACATGGTGATGTACATTCGCTTCTTTATTCCAGTGGCCTTCTTCATAAATG GCTTGAGGCTGGTTtaaaatgggttttgtttttccaagaTACAAATGGACTTCTCTTCAAT GCAATTCCAGCTTCTTTGGGTGTGAGTGCTACCAAACAGTATCATGTTAACTCTCTCGCTGTTCCTCGCAAGGCGAAGGAAGCTATTGGAGGAATTAGTAAACTTACTCACGTTGATG GGAGATCTATGGTAATCAATGTGGAGTACAATCAACTTGATCCTCTACTTAGAGCATCTGGATTCCCTGATGGGGATGTTAATTGTGAGACGGGCTTCTCCCCATTCCCGGGAAATATTAATCAA TTGATTCTGGAACTTGGTCCCTACAAAGACGAGTTGCAAAAAACTGGAGGGGCCATTAAAGAGTTTGTTAATCCAAA ATACAAGGATAGCACCAAAACAGCATTTAAATCTTCGACTCGTCTAGAGTGTATGATGCAAGATTATCCAAAGACATTGCCTCCTACGGCACGAGTTGGATTCACG GTGATGGATATATGGCTTGCTTATGCACCCGTAAAGAATAACCCTGAAGATGCTGCTAAG GTACCAAAGGGAAACCCATATCATAGTGCTACTTCTGGAGAAATGGCGATTTATCGTGCTAACAGCCTCATTCTTCAAAAG GCTGGTGTCAAAGTGGAAGAGCCTGTGAAGCAAGTCTTGAATGGCCAAGAGGTTGAAGTATGGTCTCGTATCACATGGAAACCCAAATGGGGAATGATCTTCTCTGATATCAAAAAGAAAGTCAGCGGGAACTGCGAGGTCTCTCAGAGATCCACAATGGCAATCAAGGGTCGTAATGTATTTATCAAAGATCTCTCCTTGGACGGTGCTCTTATTGTAGATTCCATTGATGATGCAGAG GTAAAACTTGGAGGTTTGATAAAGAACAATGGTTGGACCATGGAGAGTGTAGATTACAAGGACACATCGGTTCCAGAAGAAATAAGAATCAGAGGTTTTAGATTCAACAAAGTGGAGCAACTCGAAAAGAAGTTAACTCAACCTGGCAAATTTTCTGTTGAAGATTGA
- a CDS encoding uncharacterized protein (FUNCTIONS IN: molecular_function unknown; INVOLVED IN: biological_process unknown; LOCATED IN: cellular_component unknown; BEST Arabidopsis thaliana protein match is: DNA binding (TAIR:AT3G47680.1); Has 61 Blast hits to 61 proteins in 3 species: Archae - 0; Bacteria - 0; Metazoa - 0; Fungi - 0; Plants - 61; Viruses - 0; Other Eukaryotes - 0 (source: NCBI BLink).) has product MDTGGFVDEESDGSQASAQSSSSQAVSHSDEAMSRPSGVKAAKAAKAKRTLSVIKSMWEIKQKEFELNEKLSKKTLLETLLRKTAPLSDLEMALKNKLITDILSNA; this is encoded by the exons ATG GATACTGGTGGGTTTGTAGATGAAGAAAGCGATGGATCTCAAGCTTCTGCACAGTCATCAAGCTCCCAGGCAGTTAGCCATTCAGATGAAGCAATGTCTCGTCCATCAGGTGTTAAGGCGGCAAAGGCCGCGAAAGCTAAAAGGACTCTGTCAGTGATTAAGAGCATGTGGGAGATTAAGCAGAAGGAATTTGAATTGAACGAGAAGCTTAGCAAGAAGACGTTGTTGGAGACTCTACTTCGAAAAACAGCGCCGCTTAGTGATCTTGAAATGGCTTTAAAGAACAAACTTATCACTGACATATTGTCAAATGCTTGA
- a CDS encoding RNA-binding protein-like RNA recognition motif protein, giving the protein MDTGGFVDEKGENRLYVGNLDLRINEASLIKMFSPYGKIISEDFLWHTRGPKKGEPRGYAFIQYSLKEEAELAKEKMHGRLACGRPLVVRLASEKHLEDSSHDHSKRSLPEGNRTRFVNGSSSGQMSRDEKVTAIKNKLKALEEDEKRDPKKQKI; this is encoded by the exons ATG GATACTGGTGGGTTTGTAGATGAAAAAGGTGAGAACAGATTATATGTTGGAAACCTGGATCTTAGAATAAACGA GGCTTCGTtgataaaaatgttttctcCATATGGGAAGATCATATCAGAAGACTTCCTTTGGCACACACGCGGGCCAAAGAAAGGAGAACCTCGGGGTTATGCTTTCATTCAATACAGCCTTAAAGAG GAAGCTGAATTGGCGAAAGAGAAGATGCATGGGAGATTAGCTTGTGGTAGGCCTTTAGTGGTGCGTCTAGCTAGTGAGAAGCATCTAGAAGATTCCTCTCATGATCACTCCAAAAGATCATTACCAGAAGGAAACAGAACCAGATTTGTAAACGGGAGCAGCTCAGGACAAATGAGCCGAGACGAAAAAGTAACTGCCATTAAGAACAAACTCAAAGCtttggaagaagatgagaaacgTGATCccaagaaacagaaaatttaa
- a CDS encoding stress response NST1-like protein (unknown protein; BEST Arabidopsis thaliana protein match is: unknown protein (TAIR:AT4G25670.2); Has 30201 Blast hits to 17322 proteins in 780 species: Archae - 12; Bacteria - 1396; Metazoa - 17338; Fungi - 3422; Plants - 5037; Viruses - 0; Other Eukaryotes - 2996 (source: NCBI BLink).) gives MDSSSSMCKQAQPIVRKARKKKVKGVVDPIKQAEKKNRRLEKAIATSAAIRAELEKKKQMKKEGQLEAADEEDSADAAKKKQERDELERIKQAENKKNRLEKSIATSAAIMAELEKKKLRKLEEQKRLAEEGAAIAEKKKRRLEKAIATTAAIRAELEKKKQMKKEGQLDAAVEEDSAYAAKKKQEREELERIKQAERKKRRIEKSIATSAAIRAELEKKKLRKLEEQRRLDEEGAAIAEAVALHVLLGEDCDDSYRNTLNQETGFKPWDYTTKINLFSGGINRFFPHQRCSSYAVHDNNRTRDSNWSSVSYEPFARGWDNNNNNMGISADLFDTQAVSSLQISENTDVDAIVFNGMFRR, from the coding sequence ATGGATAGCAGTAGCTCGATGTGCAAACAAGCTCAGCCAATTGTTAGAAAAGCcaggaagaaaaaagtaaaaggtGTAGTGGACCCAATTAAACAAgctgagaagaaaaatagacgTCTTGAGAAAGCTATTGCTACTTCTGCAGCAATTCGGGCTgagctagagaagaagaagcaaatgaagAAGGAAGGACAGCTAGAGGCagcagatgaagaagattcagcAGATGctgcaaagaagaagcaggagAGAGACGAACTGGAGCGTATCAAACAAGCAGAGAATAAAAAGAATCGGCTGGAGAAATCCATCGCTACTTCTGCAGCCATCATGGCTgagctagagaagaagaagcttagaaAACTTGAGGAACAAAAGAGATTGGCTGAGGAAGGTGCTGCCATTgctgagaagaaaaagagacgtCTTGAGAAAGCTATTGCTACTACTGCAGCGATCCGCGCTgagctagagaagaagaagcaaatgaagAAGGAAGGACAGCTAGACGCAGcagttgaagaagattcagCATATGctgcaaagaagaagcaggagAGAGAGGAACTGGAGCGTATCAAACAAGCAGAGAGGAAAAAGAGACGTATTGAGAAATCCATCGCTACTTCTGCAGCCATCAGGGCTgagctagagaagaagaagcttagaaAACTTGAGGAACAAAGGCGATTGGATGAGGAAGGTGCCGCCATAGCAGAGGCTGTTGCTCTGCACGTCTTACTTGGCGAAGATTGTGATGACTCATACCGAAACACGCTAAACCAAGAAACAGGTTTCAAGCCATGGGACTATACTaccaaaatcaatctttttagTGGTGGAATAAACAGATTCTTTCCTCACCAACGGTGCTCAAGCTACGCGGTTCATGATAACAACAGAACAAGAGACAGTAACTGGTCGTCAGTCTCATATGAGCCTTTCGCAAGGGGATGggataacaacaacaacaacatggGAATATCAGCTGATTTGTTTGATACTCAAGCTGTGTCGTCACTACAGATCTCTGAGAATACTGACGTTGACGCAATTGTCTTCAATGGGATGTTCAGAAGATGA
- a CDS encoding keratin-associated protein, putative (DUF819) (Protein of unknown function (DUF819); LOCATED IN: chloroplast envelope; EXPRESSED IN: 22 plant structures; EXPRESSED DURING: 13 growth stages; CONTAINS InterPro DOMAIN/s: Protein of unknown function DUF819 (InterPro:IPR008537); BEST Arabidopsis thaliana protein match is: Protein of unknown function (DUF819) (TAIR:AT5G24000.1); Has 1807 Blast hits to 1807 proteins in 277 species: Archae - 0; Bacteria - 0; Metazoa - 736; Fungi - 347; Plants - 385; Viruses - 0; Other Eukaryotes - 339 (source: NCBI BLink).) yields MATSLPLLNVIGNSLPSSSRLFRRRSYIVSRQDLPEFSAKSTSSRLSFSPASLSQFRNGTDRFLSPESSSPIRSVTVSSLSTPLISPNDEWGTWTALFATGALGLWSEKTKVGAAMSGALVSTLVGLAASNLGIISSQAPAFAVVLNFLLPLAVPLLLFRADLRRVVQSTGKLLLAFLIGSVATTVGTALAYYLVPMKSLGPDSWKIAAALMGRHIGGAVNYVAISNALGVTPSVLAAGLAADNVICAVYFTTLFALGSKIPAEAVPPPTTIVDAETNEASETKNKIPVLLIATGIAVSLAICKAGALLTKYFGISGGSLPAITAVVVILATVFPSQFGRLAPSGEAMALILMQVFFTVVGASGNIWSVINTAPSIFLFALVQIGTHLAVILGIGKLLNIELRLLLLASNANVGGPTTAAGMATAKGWNSLIVPGILAGIFGIAIATFIGIAFGVKVLKFM; encoded by the exons ATGGCGACGAGCTTGCCATTACTCAATGTGATCGGAAACTCGTTACCGTCGTCGTCGAGACTATTTCGTCGGCGTTCGTACATTGTTTCACGCCAAGATCTACCTGAATTCTCAGCTAAATCAACCTCTTCAAGGCTTAGCTTCTCTCCTGCTTCGTTGTCGCAATTTCGTAACGGAACCGACAGGTTTCTGTCGCCGGAATCATCATCTCCGATCCGATCGGTTACTGTGAGTTCGTTGAGTACGCCTCTCATTTCTCCCAACGATGAATGGGGAACTTGGACTGCTCTCTTCGCTACTGGTGCTCTCGGTCTCTG GTCGGAGAAGACAAAGGTCGGAGCCGCTATGAGTGGTGCGTTAGTCAGCACTCTAGTTGGTCTTGCAGCTAGTAATCTAGGGATCATTTCTTCTCAAGCTCCTGCTTTTGCTGTTGTGTTGAATTTTCTGCTTCCATTAGCTGTTCCTCTGTTGTTGTTTAGAGCTGATTTGCGTCGTGTGGTTCAGTCCACTGGAAAGCTTCTCTTGGCCTTTTTGATTGGATCAG TTGCCACAACGGTGGGTACAGCTCTGGCATACTATTTAGTGCCAATGAAGTCACTTGGCCCTGATAGTTGGAAGATTGCAGCTGCTCTCATGGGAAGACATATCGGTGGAG cCGTCAACTACGTAGCTATATCAAATGCTCTTGGAGTTACACCATCGGTTTTAGCTGCTGGACTGGCTGCTGATAATGTTATATGCGCTGTATATTTCACGACATTGTTTGCTTTGGGCTCCAAAATACCTGCAGAAGCTGTACCGCCACCGACTACTA TTGTAGATGCAGAGACGAACGAAGCTTctgaaactaaaaataaaattcctgTGCTACTGATAGCTACTGGAATTGCTGTGTCATTAGCTATCTGCAAGGCTGGGGCTTTGCTAACAAAGTACTTCGGAATTTCGGGTGGTAGCTTACCGGCTATAACAGCGGTTGTTGTTATTTTAGCAACTGTCTTTCCGTCCCAGTTTGGTCGTCTTGCTCCATCTGGAGAAGCCATGGCTCTAATTTTGATGCAG GTGTTCTTCACAGTGGTGGGTGCAAGCGGAAACATATGGAGTGTGATCAACACGGCGCCGAGCATATTCTTGTTTGCATTGGTTCAAATTGGGACACATCTGGCTGTGATATTGGGCATAGGAAAGCTGCTAAACATCGAGCTAAGGTTACTGCTTCTAGCATCAAATGCTAATGTCGGAGGACCCACGACCGCAGCTGGAATGGCGACGGCAAAGGGATGGAACTCGTTGATAGTTCCCGGGATTCTGGCCGGAATATTTGGGATCGCCATTGCAACTTTCATAGGAATTGCATTTGGAGTTAAAGTTCTTAAGTTCATGTGA
- a CDS encoding dentin sialophosphoprotein-like protein (dentin sialophosphoprotein-related; FUNCTIONS IN: molecular_function unknown; INVOLVED IN: biological_process unknown; EXPRESSED IN: 23 plant structures; EXPRESSED DURING: 15 growth stages.) translates to MTSNKGAIIPPELPWKPVAKGSRSSTRRGKKLVKRVAASDIESEDKSSTHTLVAGESKRPKLGVSVLGQHFVERVEHVPIKKRIFVVSSPSPSPSSSKRSSAQREGSEHKAQINHVLPVSRLNPNLVSDVRDEKPDYSVHDFSGIKILADAACSTDVSNDFAPAVDRLPAEEFAVQLQDTSTISTHVEGNDSSAGTADVSHTAVDSGDQSGQGKSNIVAPQKHPLTNLCNELADEQSVEHSRVTSGGIIAPKKTCIALSNESSTERPKDNVEASESEPLAPDSGAVTVSEKLSADEPTEKNNEGLKDVKFLWDLNIPCDVEDEASRRDEEGEITESIAPKGSEPFDGSKHSMDGVIASDEHTKFSSPSKPNDEAAATNDKDCQSGYDSQFEDGELREPYPWEENEEVEQLDYGSEPEDERFYSMGSEKGILTDENFSHVKCESGDALRVGQANEGSDIEKQAVVNMSDSHPKKGSSSPSRSFGSKPYKEVPSHDAIQRRRPDTYEEVSTGPDRFARRDDRSGMRMRNRSPQRGYFSGWDSKRRFSPPNYKDGSYGSGRPWHKRMADDRGMMNGFDESGSGQGPGPEPEPEGYVRRQFSNGGYRGRFKRFPDGGDRKFRGPYTDTNQFSGRMHNRMSGNRRERGGSPVVRRLHHPQSESRSRSRSPVLWNGRNRSPPPPPGGFRADERMTERVRLPFQKRFPADQEMGYMSPPRNRMSSPRFFEGRNNGAGENYNSFRERKFRPGQRFYVGNSMRRPNSDNNNLRPFIPNRRFDNPEESTGGNRFEMTQQRRTRRSETTEDGGDVIRRFKFNEEQQSVVVANDNNNKES, encoded by the exons ATGACAAGCAATAAAGGTGCTATCATCCCTCCAGAGCTTCCTTGGAAACCGGTGGCTAAAGGTAGCAGAAGTTCAACAAGGCGTGGCAAGAAACTAGTTAAACGAGTTGCAGCTTCAGATATTGAGTCAGAAGACAAGAGTTCAACACACACACTAGTAGCAGGAGAATCAAAGCGTCCAAAG CTTGGCGTTTCTGTTCTAGGTCAGCATTTCGTTGAAAGAGTAGAGCATGTTCCGATTAAGAAACGGATATTTGTGGTTAGCTctccatcaccatcaccatcatcatcaaagagGTCATCTGCTCAACGTGAAGGCTCAGAACATAAGGCACAGATCAACCATGTTTTACCTGTTTCGAgattaaaccctaatttggtCTCAGACGTCCGTGATGAAAAGCCTGATTACAGTGTTCATGACTTTTCTGGTATCAAGATACTTGCTGATGCTGCTTGCAGTACTGATGTGAGTAATGATTTTGCACCAGCTGTAGACCGTCTGCCTGCTGAAGAATTTGCTGTTCAGCTACAAGATACCTCAACCATATCAACTCATGTTGAAGGTAACGATTCATCAGCTGGAACTGCTGATGTCTCGCATACTGCGGTTGATTCCGGTGATCAGAGTGGCCAAGGAAAGAGCAATATTGTAGCGCCTCAGAAACATCCTCTAACAAATTTGTGCAATGAGTTGGCTGATGAGCAGAGTGTAGAGCACAGCAGAGTAACCTCTGGAGGGATTATAGCACCTAAAAAAACCTGCATTGCTCTTTCAAATGAATCCTCAACAGAAAGACCAAAGGATAATGTAGAAGCAAGTGAAAGTGAACCTTTAGCACCTGATAGTGGAGCTGTAACGGTGTCAGAGAAATTATCAGCCGATGAGCcaactgaaaaaaacaatgaaggCCTTAAAGATGTTAAATTTCTCTGGGATTTAAATATTCCTTGTGATGTAGAAGATGAAGCGTCTCGAAGAGATGAAGAGGGAGAAATCACAGAGTCTATTGCCCCTAAAGGGAGCGAACCTTTTGATGGAAGTAAACACAGTATGGATGGGGTAATTGCATCAGATGAacatacaaaattttcatcaCCATCTAAGCCTAATGATGAAGCAGCTGCTACAAATGACAAGGATTGCCAATCTGGTTATGACTCCCAGTTTGAGGATGGAGAGTTGAGGGAACCATACCCTtgggaagaaaatgaagaggtTGAACAGTTGGATTACGGTTCTGAGCCAGAGGATGAGAGATTCTACTCTATGGGTTCTGAGAAGGGAATCTTGACAGATGAGAATTTCAGTCATGTTAAGTGTGAATCTGGTGATGCACTGAGAGTTGGGCAGGCTAATGAAGGAAGTGACATAGAGAAGCAAGCTGTTGTAAACATGAGCGATTCACATCCTAAGAAGggctcttcttctccttcaaggAGTTTTGGTTCAAAACCATACAAGGAGGTGCCTTCACATGATGCAATCCAGAGGAGAAG GCCTGATACTTATGAAGAGGTGAGCACGGGTCCAGATAGGTTTGCTCGGAGAGACGACAGGTCAGGGATGCGTATGCGTAATCGGAGTCCTCAAAGAGGGTATTTTAGTGGTTGGGATTCCAAACGACGCTTCTCCCCTCCTAATTACAAAGATGGTTCTTATGGTTCCGGGCGTCCATGGCATAAAAGAATGGCAGATGATCGAGGTATGATGAACGGCTTTGATGAGTCAGGGTCAGGACAAGGACCAGGACCAGAACCAGAACCAGAGGGTTATGTTCGTAGGCAATTCTCAAATGGTGGATACAGAGGTCGGTTTAAGAGATTCCCAGATGGTGGGGATCGTAAATTCAGGGGCCCATACACTGATACAAACCAATTTTCTGGTCGGATGCACAACCGGATGAGTGGTAataggagagagagaggtggCTCTCCGGTTGTCAGGAGATTGCACCACCCGCAATCAGAGTCAAGATCCAGAAGCCGTTCTCCAGTCTTGTGGAATGGCCGTAACAGatcacctcctcctcctccaggTGGGTTTAGAGCAGACGAGAGGATGACGGAAAGAGTGAGGCTGCCTTTCCAGAAACGGTTTCCTGCAGATCAGGAGATGGGTTATATGTCACCTCCGAGAAACAGAATGTCGTCGCCGAGGTTCTTTGAAGGGAGGAATAATGGTGCTGGAGAGAATTATAATAGCTTCAGAGAAAGGAAGTTCCGGCCTGGACAGAGATTTTATGTCGGAAATTCCATGAGAAGACCGAATTCtgacaacaacaacttaaGACCATTTATTCCGAACAGAAGATTTGACAATCCGGAAGAGAGCACTGGTGGGAACAGGTTTGAGATGACTCAGCAGCGAAGGACTCGACGGTCTGAGACCACAGAAGATGGAGGTGATGTTATTCGACGGTTCAAGTTTAATGAAGAACAACAGTCAGTGGTGGTAGCcaacgacaacaacaacaaagagtCATGA